One window of the Entelurus aequoreus isolate RoL-2023_Sb linkage group LG18, RoL_Eaeq_v1.1, whole genome shotgun sequence genome contains the following:
- the tmem131l gene encoding transmembrane protein 131-like isoform X2, with amino-acid sequence MAGPQDFHQGSYCHRKTWINVLLGILQLLLPCVQHGGAQRQALSQMSTSVVEVWQPEEADTLVSLQVDKGPRKDGLPLEDSSSLYNMENGRPLHFQPAALEFGNQLLGLPRAETIYIHNPSPEVPVTLLSMFTSSRHFHIPSYHRRVIPPRAKTSFKLIFLPSEEGNVENTLFINTSAHGLLSYQVFGVGVHQGSLKSVQRKDSLLIFPHIQSIKLTQTQEDVSNITILGLLLECSLPKSFFINHQGSCLQSDERLSLQINLSARGDQPADLDKLKPYVIEHILLLLVVPAAGQAALEPKIGVHMQNSGSKRLYVKDMQVLSKMDANLQFNRVLLRSEAKNFTEVATLTCRGSMPGQGSKCVSHISLRVLGNQTTHNFAGLHITHRWSTEDLSSLFQVKQKTTEQVELWLTNPFVLPLTVTGASLSQKLHGVMKVVNFHSPLTVPQGCWHILSLKLFNRMLPTSPSFTLSLYTKLGAAMHIPLYFHATPAKGDLVFESERECLRPCPVKLSETGRSEWQRTLLPDFSRSSWAVDNKLVAELCSRWQNHDDKLPCRWPRLTVETSSPLDFGATPINESKIKTFLLKNPSSSVVSVEIQILSLYPSPLGALDLLTKWFNISPLAVNISTAEFSLLPATPKASENVEVLRGEGILRLLLQPWESREVAVVFTPSEHKPTTTILVIRNNLTVFDMVAVKGHGAKELLRVGGKLPGPGASLRFNVPQSTLMECRDGLRHNKPLFAIRKTFKVENAGELPLTVVSMNVNGYKCQGFGFEVLQCDSFSLEHNTSSEITIAFTPDFTSSWVIRDLVLVTSRGTSFPFTLNVTLPHHMLPLCAQVVPGPSWEESFWVVTLIFTCVSLFGVCLMAFHQAQYILTEFSMPAIRNNHTSTLSRDNGPVNNITPNGVNKTKGSCKSYVDTCHTSDKGKGRGSPALSNSPAQRPQSSKKGSSGTTSQPQKKHKVSLYYSNYKPSAATAAAPDDDHEDLLPEPPLTPDSDICNNNRPAFMDSETVDKKVDFKAPIEDKVPAAVMFPMEMPAGFPENVRLSPGPRPGLLVCKPVEMSHIARYEPTVVHCEQRASAEIELREDGKVLKKKSANADTASSNNNNNKGKRSRRKTESVSSAPEQKVQALPEREREPDWNTAGRNLPMSRNRNRCCNAPTSETPKPGQCADNSARQNAGPCPARSRRKCATDRRGGAMCESGSDSGSSSGSVRASRGSWGSWSSASSMEGDKEGRHACTTSARKRDSVQHSIYTAERDSCQAVNANYKVLSAYRKDQCQSPDPAAFSFAPSFAAVAAGVERNADLTGYYLPEETWSAPSVPLTNEFRYNTPEVLPFIPQPTSPRSYNGFAWRSANSPYTYCEEGNYIGPAGNAPFSGGFTQQEVQNVPGSQASWSEQHPQESPSTWDSAACVGTKPYFSGTRSLSPMSSLFGSIWTPQSSPYHPSHYQHERSAPMSPVTPPHSPLGREAEATCGGGAGIQYSSFNPFGPHMNLDIWNSSSNRSSNSQLSNDSGYCGDV; translated from the exons CTCCTCTCTATATAACATGGAGAATGGGAGGCCGTTGCATTTTCAGCCTGCAGCGTTAGAGTTCGGAAATCA GCTGCTGGGGCTGCCGAGAGCTGAaaccatatatatacacaaccccAGCCCGGAAGTTCCTGTGACGCTACTGTCAATGTTTACATCCAGCAGGCACTTTCACATACCATCCTATCACAGAAGG GTGATCCCACCCAGAGCGAAAACATCTTTTAAACTAATTTTCCTCCCATCCGAGGAGGGCAACGTAGAAAACACGTTATTTATAAACACGTCAGCTCACGGGCTGCTTTCATATCAG GTCTTTGGTGTGGGAGTTCACCAGGGCTCATTAAAGTCTGTCCAAAGAAAGGACAGCCTGCTAATATTCCCTCACATCCAGAGCATTAAGTTGACCCAAACTCAG GAAGATGTGTCCAACATCACCATACTGGGTCTACTCCTGGAGTGCAGCCTACCGAAGAGTTTTTTCATCAATCATCAG GGGTCCTGCCTCCAGAGTGACGAGCGCCTCAGCCTGCAGATTAATCTGTCGGCTCGTGGTGACCAGCCTGCTGACCTGGACAAGCTCAAGCCTTACGTCATTGAGCACATCTTGCTGCTGCTGGTGGTCCCTGCTGCTGGACAGGCTGCATTAG AACCAAAAATAGGAGTTCATATGCAAAATTCCGGAAGCAAAAGACTCTACGTTAAG GACATGCAGGTTCTATCCAAAATGGATGCCAATCTGCAATTTAACAGAGTTCTTCTGAGATCGGAAGCAAAGAACTTCACAGAAGTGGCGACCCTCACTTGCAGAG GTTCAATGCCAGGTCAAGGAAGCAAGTGTGTCAGTCATATCAGTTTAAGAGTCTTGGGGAACCAGACAACCCACAACTTTGCTGGATTACATATCACGCACCG GTGGAGCACGGAGGACCTGTCCAGCCTTTTCCAAGTGAAACAGAAAACGACAGAGCAGGTGGAACTGTGGCTGACAAACCCCTTCGTTTTGCCGCTCACGGTGACGGGTGCAAGCCTTTCACAGAAGCTGCATGGCGTTATGAAG GTGGTGAACTTCCACAGCCCGCTGACCGTTCCCCAGGGCTGCTGGCATATTCTGTCCCTCAAACTGTTCAACCGAATGCTGCCCACCAGTCCCTCATTCACGCTCAGTTTATACACCAAGCTGGGCGCCGCCATGCACATTCCTCTTTACTTCCACGCCACTCCTGCCAag GGAGATTTGGTGTTTGAGTCGGAAAGGGAGTGTCTGCGTCCTTGTCCGGTCAAGTTGTCCGAAACAG GTCGCTCAGAGTGGCAGCGCACGCTCCTGCCAGACTTCTCTCGTTCATCCTGGGCGGTGGACAACAAGCTGGTGGCGGAGCTCTGCTCTCGGTGGCAGAACCACGATGACAAACTACCTTGCAG ATGGCCCAGACTCACTGTGGAGACGTCGTCCCCCCTTGATTTTGGTGCTACGCCCATCAACGAAAGCAAG ATAAAAACGTTTCTGCTGAAGAACCCTTCTTCCTCTGTGGTTTCTGTGGAGATCCAGATTCTCTCCCTGTATCCCTCCCCACTGGGGGCGCTGGACCTTCTCACCAAATG GTTTAATATCAGCCCCCTCGCGGTCAATATCAGCACTGCAGAGTTCTCCCTGTTACCTGCGACCCCCAAG GCGAGTGAGAACGTGGAGGTCCTGAGAGGGGAGGGGATCCTGCGTCTGCTGCTGCAGCCGTGGGAGTCCCGAGAGGTCGCCGTTGTTTTTACTCCCTCTGAACACAAACCCACCACCACCATCCTGGTCATCAG gAACAATCTGACCGTGTTCGACATGGTGGCGGTGAAGGGTCACGGGGCCAAAGAGCTTCTCAGAGTCGGGGGCAAACTACCCGGGCCGGGGGCCTCCTTGCGCTTCAACGTCCCTCAGTCCACCTTGATGGAGTGTCGAGACG GCCTGCGCCACAACAAGCCGCTCTTCGCCATCCGCAAGACGTTCAAGGTGGAGAACGCCGGAGAGCTGCCGCTAACCGTCGTGTCCATGAACGTCAACGGTTACAAGTGTCAGGGCTTTGGCTTTGAGGTGCTGCAGTGTGACTCCTTCAGCCTGGAGCACAACACCTCGTCTGAGATCACCATAGC GTTCACTCCCGACTTCACCTCCTCCTGGGTCATCCGGGACCTTGTCCTGGTGACGTCGCGCGGCACCTCCTTCCCGTTCACCCTCAATGTGACGCTGCCGCACCACATGTTGCCCCTGTGCGCTCAGGTGGTCCCTGGCCCCAGCTGGGAGGAGTCCTTCTGGGTGGTCACGCTCATCTTCACCTG CGTGTCTTTGTTTGGTGTATGTCTGATGGCCTTCCATCAAGCCCAGTACATCCTTACCGAGTTCTCCATGCCTGCTATAAGAAACAACCACACCTCCACGCTGTCCCGGGACAACGGCCCCGTTAATAACATCACACCCAATGGCGTAAA TAAAACCAAGGGTAGTTGTAAGAGCTACGTGGACACCTGCCACACCTCTGACAAAGGTAAGGGGCGTGGCTCCCCGGCTTTGTCCAACAGCCCCGCCCAGCGTCCTCAGTCCTCCAAGAAGGGCTCTTCCGGCACCACCTCCCAGCCCCAAAAGAAGCACAAGGTTTCGCTGTATTACAGCAACTACAAGCCCAGCGCAGCCACGGCAGCGGCACCGGACGACGACCACGAGGACCTGTTGCCGGAGCCACCCCTGACCCCAGACTCCGACATCTGCAACAACAACAGACCAGCGTTCATGGACAGCGAGACAGTGGATAAAAAAGTGGACTTTAAAGCACCCATAGAGGATAAAGTGCCAGCAGCTGTTATGTTTCCCATGGAAATGCCTGCTGGTTTTCCCGAAAACGTCCGGCTCAGTCCAGGACCTCGACCAGGCCTGCTGGTGTGCAAACCTGTGGAGATGAGTCACATCGCGCGCTACGAGCCCACCGTTGTCCACTGTGAACAACGGGCCAGCGCCGAAATAGAG TTAAGGGAAGATGGCAAAGTCCTGAAAAAGAAATCAGCAAATGCCGATACAGcaagtagtaataataacaataataagggaAAGAGGAGTCGCAGGAAGACTGAAAGTGTCTCAAG CGCTCCTGAACAAAAAGTTCAAGCGCTTCCAGAAAGAGAGCGAGAACCCGACTGGAACACGGCGGGCCGTAACCTGCCGATGTCCCGCAACAGGAACCGCTGCTGCAACGCCCCCACGTCTGAGACGCCAAAGCCCGGACAGTGTGCCGACAACTCTGCCAGACAAAATG CAGGCCCCTGTCCCGCCCGCAGTCGCCGAAAGTGCGCCACCGACCGGCGCGGCGGCGCAATGTGCGAGTCGGGCTCGGACTCGGGCAGCTCCTCGGGCAGCGTGAGGGCCAGCAGGGGGAGCTGGGGCAGCTGGAGCAGTGCCAGCAGCATGGAGGGAGACAAAGAGGGCAGACACGCCTGCACTACCTCAGCTAGAAAAA GGGACTCAGTGCAGCACAGCATCTACACAGCAGAGCGAGACTCCTGCCAGGCTGTTAACGCCAACTACAAAGTCCTCAG TGCTTACCGCAAAGATCAGTGCCAAAGTCCAGATCCCGCAGCATTCAGCTTCGCTCCGAGCTTCGCCGCCGTCGCCGCAGGAGTGGAGCGGAACGCGG ACCTGACAGGTTACTACCTGCCTGAGGAGACGTGGTCGGCCCCCTCTGTGCCGCTCACCAATGAGTTCAGATACAACACCCCTGAAGTGCTGCCCTTCATCCCTCAGCCGACGTCGCCCAGGTCGTACAACGG GTTTGCATGGAGAAGTGCCAACAGTCCTTACACGTACTGCGAGGAAGGAAACTACATCG GTCCTGCAGGAAACGCACCTTTCTCGGGAGGTTTCACCCAGCAGGAGGTCCAAAACGTCCCCGGCAGTCAGGCCAGCTGGAGCGAGCAGCATCCCCAAGAGTCGCCTTCCACTTGGGACTCTGCGGCCTGTGTTGGCACCAAG CCGTACTTCTCAGGCACCCGCAGCCTGTCGCCCATGTCCAGCCTCTTTGGCTCCATCTGGACGCCGCAGAGCTCCCCGTACCACCCCAGCCACTACCAGCACGAGCGCTCAGCCCCCATGTCGCCCGTCACGCCGCCTCACTCCCCACTAGGGCGAGAGGCGGAGGCGACGTGCGGCGGGGGCGCCGGCATCCAGTACTCCAGCTTCAATCCGTTCGGCCCTCACATGAACTTGGACATTTGGAACTCCTCCTCCAACCGCAGCTCCAACTCGCAGCTCTCCAACGACTCGGGCTACTGCGGCGACGTTTGA
- the tmem131l gene encoding transmembrane protein 131-like isoform X3, which yields MAGPQDFHQGSYCHRKTWINVLLGILQLLLPCVQHGGAQRQALSQMSTSVVEVWQPEEADTLVSLQVDKGPRKDGLPLEDSSSLYNMENGRPLHFQPAALEFGNQLLGLPRAETIYIHNPSPEVPVTLLSMFTSSRHFHIPSYHRRVIPPRAKTSFKLIFLPSEEGNVENTLFINTSAHGLLSYQVFGVGVHQGSLKSVQRKDSLLIFPHIQSIKLTQTQEDVSNITILGLLLECSLPKSFFINHQGSCLQSDERLSLQINLSARGDQPADLDKLKPYVIEHILLLLVVPAAGQAALEPKIGVHMQNSGSKRLYVKDMQVLSKMDANLQFNRVLLRSEAKNFTEVATLTCRGSMPGQGSKCVSHISLRVLGNQTTHNFAGLHITHRWSTEDLSSLFQVKQKTTEQVELWLTNPFVLPLTVTGASLSQKLHGVMKVVNFHSPLTVPQGCWHILSLKLFNRMLPTSPSFTLSLYTKLGAAMHIPLYFHATPAKQGDLVFESERECLRPCPVKLSETGRSEWQRTLLPDFSRSSWAVDNKLVAELCSRWQNHDDKLPCRWPRLTVETSSPLDFGATPINESKIKTFLLKNPSSSVVSVEIQILSLYPSPLGALDLLTKWFNISPLAVNISTAEFSLLPATPKASENVEVLRGEGILRLLLQPWESREVAVVFTPSEHKPTTTILVIRNNLTVFDMVAVKGHGAKELLRVGGKLPGPGASLRFNVPQSTLMECRDGLRHNKPLFAIRKTFKVENAGELPLTVVSMNVNGYKCQGFGFEVLQCDSFSLEHNTSSEITIAFTPDFTSSWVIRDLVLVTSRGTSFPFTLNVTLPHHMLPLCAQVVPGPSWEESFWVVTLIFTCVSLFGVCLMAFHQAQYILTEFSMPAIRNNHTSTLSRDNGPVNNITPNGVNKTKGSCKSYVDTCHTSDKGKGRGSPALSNSPAQRPQSSKKGSSGTTSQPQKKHKVSLYYSNYKPSAATAAAPDDDHEDLLPEPPLTPDSDICNNNRPAFMDSETVDKKVDFKAPIEDKVPAAVMFPMEMPAGFPENVRLSPGPRPGLLVCKPVEMSHIARYEPTVVHCEQRASAEIELREDGKVLKKKSANADTASSNNNNNKGKRSRRKTESVSSAPEQKVQALPEREREPDWNTAGRNLPMSRNRNRCCNAPTSETPKPGQCADNSARQNGPCPARSRRKCATDRRGGAMCESGSDSGSSSGSVRASRGSWGSWSSASSMEGDKEGRHACTTSARKRDSVQHSIYTAERDSCQAVNANYKVLSAYRKDQCQSPDPAAFSFAPSFAAVAAGVERNADLTGYYLPEETWSAPSVPLTNEFRYNTPEVLPFIPQPTSPRSYNGFAWRSANSPYTYCEEGNYIGPAGNAPFSGGFTQQEVQNVPGSQASWSEQHPQESPSTWDSAACVGTKPYFSGTRSLSPMSSLFGSIWTPQSSPYHPSHYQHERSAPMSPVTPPHSPLGREAEATCGGGAGIQYSSFNPFGPHMNLDIWNSSSNRSSNSQLSNDSGYCGDV from the exons CTCCTCTCTATATAACATGGAGAATGGGAGGCCGTTGCATTTTCAGCCTGCAGCGTTAGAGTTCGGAAATCA GCTGCTGGGGCTGCCGAGAGCTGAaaccatatatatacacaaccccAGCCCGGAAGTTCCTGTGACGCTACTGTCAATGTTTACATCCAGCAGGCACTTTCACATACCATCCTATCACAGAAGG GTGATCCCACCCAGAGCGAAAACATCTTTTAAACTAATTTTCCTCCCATCCGAGGAGGGCAACGTAGAAAACACGTTATTTATAAACACGTCAGCTCACGGGCTGCTTTCATATCAG GTCTTTGGTGTGGGAGTTCACCAGGGCTCATTAAAGTCTGTCCAAAGAAAGGACAGCCTGCTAATATTCCCTCACATCCAGAGCATTAAGTTGACCCAAACTCAG GAAGATGTGTCCAACATCACCATACTGGGTCTACTCCTGGAGTGCAGCCTACCGAAGAGTTTTTTCATCAATCATCAG GGGTCCTGCCTCCAGAGTGACGAGCGCCTCAGCCTGCAGATTAATCTGTCGGCTCGTGGTGACCAGCCTGCTGACCTGGACAAGCTCAAGCCTTACGTCATTGAGCACATCTTGCTGCTGCTGGTGGTCCCTGCTGCTGGACAGGCTGCATTAG AACCAAAAATAGGAGTTCATATGCAAAATTCCGGAAGCAAAAGACTCTACGTTAAG GACATGCAGGTTCTATCCAAAATGGATGCCAATCTGCAATTTAACAGAGTTCTTCTGAGATCGGAAGCAAAGAACTTCACAGAAGTGGCGACCCTCACTTGCAGAG GTTCAATGCCAGGTCAAGGAAGCAAGTGTGTCAGTCATATCAGTTTAAGAGTCTTGGGGAACCAGACAACCCACAACTTTGCTGGATTACATATCACGCACCG GTGGAGCACGGAGGACCTGTCCAGCCTTTTCCAAGTGAAACAGAAAACGACAGAGCAGGTGGAACTGTGGCTGACAAACCCCTTCGTTTTGCCGCTCACGGTGACGGGTGCAAGCCTTTCACAGAAGCTGCATGGCGTTATGAAG GTGGTGAACTTCCACAGCCCGCTGACCGTTCCCCAGGGCTGCTGGCATATTCTGTCCCTCAAACTGTTCAACCGAATGCTGCCCACCAGTCCCTCATTCACGCTCAGTTTATACACCAAGCTGGGCGCCGCCATGCACATTCCTCTTTACTTCCACGCCACTCCTGCCAag CAGGGAGATTTGGTGTTTGAGTCGGAAAGGGAGTGTCTGCGTCCTTGTCCGGTCAAGTTGTCCGAAACAG GTCGCTCAGAGTGGCAGCGCACGCTCCTGCCAGACTTCTCTCGTTCATCCTGGGCGGTGGACAACAAGCTGGTGGCGGAGCTCTGCTCTCGGTGGCAGAACCACGATGACAAACTACCTTGCAG ATGGCCCAGACTCACTGTGGAGACGTCGTCCCCCCTTGATTTTGGTGCTACGCCCATCAACGAAAGCAAG ATAAAAACGTTTCTGCTGAAGAACCCTTCTTCCTCTGTGGTTTCTGTGGAGATCCAGATTCTCTCCCTGTATCCCTCCCCACTGGGGGCGCTGGACCTTCTCACCAAATG GTTTAATATCAGCCCCCTCGCGGTCAATATCAGCACTGCAGAGTTCTCCCTGTTACCTGCGACCCCCAAG GCGAGTGAGAACGTGGAGGTCCTGAGAGGGGAGGGGATCCTGCGTCTGCTGCTGCAGCCGTGGGAGTCCCGAGAGGTCGCCGTTGTTTTTACTCCCTCTGAACACAAACCCACCACCACCATCCTGGTCATCAG gAACAATCTGACCGTGTTCGACATGGTGGCGGTGAAGGGTCACGGGGCCAAAGAGCTTCTCAGAGTCGGGGGCAAACTACCCGGGCCGGGGGCCTCCTTGCGCTTCAACGTCCCTCAGTCCACCTTGATGGAGTGTCGAGACG GCCTGCGCCACAACAAGCCGCTCTTCGCCATCCGCAAGACGTTCAAGGTGGAGAACGCCGGAGAGCTGCCGCTAACCGTCGTGTCCATGAACGTCAACGGTTACAAGTGTCAGGGCTTTGGCTTTGAGGTGCTGCAGTGTGACTCCTTCAGCCTGGAGCACAACACCTCGTCTGAGATCACCATAGC GTTCACTCCCGACTTCACCTCCTCCTGGGTCATCCGGGACCTTGTCCTGGTGACGTCGCGCGGCACCTCCTTCCCGTTCACCCTCAATGTGACGCTGCCGCACCACATGTTGCCCCTGTGCGCTCAGGTGGTCCCTGGCCCCAGCTGGGAGGAGTCCTTCTGGGTGGTCACGCTCATCTTCACCTG CGTGTCTTTGTTTGGTGTATGTCTGATGGCCTTCCATCAAGCCCAGTACATCCTTACCGAGTTCTCCATGCCTGCTATAAGAAACAACCACACCTCCACGCTGTCCCGGGACAACGGCCCCGTTAATAACATCACACCCAATGGCGTAAA TAAAACCAAGGGTAGTTGTAAGAGCTACGTGGACACCTGCCACACCTCTGACAAAGGTAAGGGGCGTGGCTCCCCGGCTTTGTCCAACAGCCCCGCCCAGCGTCCTCAGTCCTCCAAGAAGGGCTCTTCCGGCACCACCTCCCAGCCCCAAAAGAAGCACAAGGTTTCGCTGTATTACAGCAACTACAAGCCCAGCGCAGCCACGGCAGCGGCACCGGACGACGACCACGAGGACCTGTTGCCGGAGCCACCCCTGACCCCAGACTCCGACATCTGCAACAACAACAGACCAGCGTTCATGGACAGCGAGACAGTGGATAAAAAAGTGGACTTTAAAGCACCCATAGAGGATAAAGTGCCAGCAGCTGTTATGTTTCCCATGGAAATGCCTGCTGGTTTTCCCGAAAACGTCCGGCTCAGTCCAGGACCTCGACCAGGCCTGCTGGTGTGCAAACCTGTGGAGATGAGTCACATCGCGCGCTACGAGCCCACCGTTGTCCACTGTGAACAACGGGCCAGCGCCGAAATAGAG TTAAGGGAAGATGGCAAAGTCCTGAAAAAGAAATCAGCAAATGCCGATACAGcaagtagtaataataacaataataagggaAAGAGGAGTCGCAGGAAGACTGAAAGTGTCTCAAG CGCTCCTGAACAAAAAGTTCAAGCGCTTCCAGAAAGAGAGCGAGAACCCGACTGGAACACGGCGGGCCGTAACCTGCCGATGTCCCGCAACAGGAACCGCTGCTGCAACGCCCCCACGTCTGAGACGCCAAAGCCCGGACAGTGTGCCGACAACTCTGCCAGACAAAATG GCCCCTGTCCCGCCCGCAGTCGCCGAAAGTGCGCCACCGACCGGCGCGGCGGCGCAATGTGCGAGTCGGGCTCGGACTCGGGCAGCTCCTCGGGCAGCGTGAGGGCCAGCAGGGGGAGCTGGGGCAGCTGGAGCAGTGCCAGCAGCATGGAGGGAGACAAAGAGGGCAGACACGCCTGCACTACCTCAGCTAGAAAAA GGGACTCAGTGCAGCACAGCATCTACACAGCAGAGCGAGACTCCTGCCAGGCTGTTAACGCCAACTACAAAGTCCTCAG TGCTTACCGCAAAGATCAGTGCCAAAGTCCAGATCCCGCAGCATTCAGCTTCGCTCCGAGCTTCGCCGCCGTCGCCGCAGGAGTGGAGCGGAACGCGG ACCTGACAGGTTACTACCTGCCTGAGGAGACGTGGTCGGCCCCCTCTGTGCCGCTCACCAATGAGTTCAGATACAACACCCCTGAAGTGCTGCCCTTCATCCCTCAGCCGACGTCGCCCAGGTCGTACAACGG GTTTGCATGGAGAAGTGCCAACAGTCCTTACACGTACTGCGAGGAAGGAAACTACATCG GTCCTGCAGGAAACGCACCTTTCTCGGGAGGTTTCACCCAGCAGGAGGTCCAAAACGTCCCCGGCAGTCAGGCCAGCTGGAGCGAGCAGCATCCCCAAGAGTCGCCTTCCACTTGGGACTCTGCGGCCTGTGTTGGCACCAAG CCGTACTTCTCAGGCACCCGCAGCCTGTCGCCCATGTCCAGCCTCTTTGGCTCCATCTGGACGCCGCAGAGCTCCCCGTACCACCCCAGCCACTACCAGCACGAGCGCTCAGCCCCCATGTCGCCCGTCACGCCGCCTCACTCCCCACTAGGGCGAGAGGCGGAGGCGACGTGCGGCGGGGGCGCCGGCATCCAGTACTCCAGCTTCAATCCGTTCGGCCCTCACATGAACTTGGACATTTGGAACTCCTCCTCCAACCGCAGCTCCAACTCGCAGCTCTCCAACGACTCGGGCTACTGCGGCGACGTTTGA